One window from the genome of Micromonospora aurantiaca ATCC 27029 encodes:
- a CDS encoding NAD-dependent malic enzyme: MANTRLPSAGFSITIRIAVPADASSIGRLTTAAGEAGAIVTALDVVDSDPAHVIVDLTCDTADAGHADQVVDALTALDGVDVRKVSDRTFLLHLGGKIEVTPKVALRTRDELSRAYTPGVARVCMAIAENPADARRLTIKRNTVAVVSDGTAVLGLGNLGPAASLPVMEGKAALFKRFGGVDAWPVVLDTQDTDEIVAIVKAIAPAYGGINLEDIAAPRCFEIEARLREALDIPVFHDDQHGTAICVLAALTNALRVVGKQLADVRVVVSGAGAAGTAIMKLLLRQGVGDIIAYDRQGALHRGLPDLNPAWQWLAENTNKENYSGDLAGAVRGADVFIGVSAPNLLTGEDVAAMAKDSIVFALANPDPEVDPREARKYAAVVATGRSDQPNQINNVLAFPGVFRGMLDAHAEEFTEEMALAAARAIADVVGEDKINPTVIVPSVFDSRVAPAVAAAVRAAAQNPAATPAPAADPGPADLPEIAANASATP; this comes from the coding sequence GTGGCCAACACCCGACTGCCGAGTGCCGGATTCTCCATCACCATCCGGATCGCGGTACCCGCCGACGCCTCCTCCATCGGCCGGCTCACCACCGCCGCCGGTGAGGCCGGGGCCATCGTCACCGCGCTGGACGTGGTCGACTCCGACCCCGCGCACGTGATCGTCGACCTCACCTGCGACACCGCCGACGCCGGCCACGCCGACCAGGTCGTCGACGCGCTCACCGCGCTCGACGGGGTGGACGTCCGCAAGGTCTCCGACCGCACCTTCCTGCTGCACCTCGGCGGCAAGATCGAGGTCACCCCGAAGGTCGCGCTGCGCACCCGCGACGAGCTGTCCCGCGCGTACACCCCGGGCGTGGCCCGGGTCTGCATGGCGATCGCGGAGAACCCGGCCGACGCGCGCCGGCTCACCATCAAGCGCAACACCGTCGCCGTGGTCAGCGACGGCACCGCGGTGCTCGGCCTGGGCAACCTCGGGCCGGCCGCGTCGCTGCCGGTGATGGAGGGCAAGGCGGCGCTGTTCAAGCGCTTCGGCGGGGTGGACGCCTGGCCGGTCGTGCTGGACACCCAGGACACCGACGAGATCGTGGCGATCGTCAAGGCGATCGCGCCCGCGTACGGCGGCATCAACCTGGAGGACATCGCCGCGCCGCGCTGCTTCGAGATCGAGGCCCGGCTGCGCGAGGCCCTGGACATCCCGGTCTTCCACGACGACCAGCACGGCACCGCGATCTGCGTGCTGGCCGCGCTGACGAACGCGTTGCGCGTCGTGGGCAAGCAGCTCGCGGACGTCCGGGTCGTGGTCTCCGGCGCCGGCGCGGCCGGCACCGCGATCATGAAGCTGCTGCTGCGCCAGGGCGTGGGCGACATCATCGCGTACGACCGCCAGGGCGCCCTGCACCGCGGACTGCCGGACCTCAACCCGGCCTGGCAGTGGCTGGCCGAGAACACCAACAAGGAGAACTACTCCGGTGACCTGGCCGGGGCGGTACGCGGCGCGGACGTGTTCATCGGCGTGAGCGCGCCGAACCTGCTCACCGGCGAGGACGTCGCCGCGATGGCGAAGGACTCGATCGTCTTCGCGCTCGCCAACCCCGACCCGGAGGTGGACCCGCGGGAGGCGCGCAAGTACGCCGCGGTGGTCGCCACCGGCCGCTCGGACCAGCCGAACCAGATCAACAACGTGCTCGCCTTCCCCGGCGTGTTCCGCGGCATGCTCGACGCGCACGCCGAGGAGTTCACCGAGGAGATGGCGCTCGCCGCCGCGCGGGCCATCGCGGACGTGGTCGGCGAAGACAAGATCAACCCGACGGTGATCGTGCCGAGCGTCTTCGACTCCCGGGTCGCCCCGGCCGTGGCCGCCGCGGTACGGGCCGCCGCGCAGAACCCGGCCGCGACGCCGGCCCCGGCGGCCGACCCGGGCCCGGCCGACCTCCCCGAGATCGCCGCCAACGCCAGCGCCACCCCCTGA
- the hflX gene encoding GTPase HflX, with the protein MREQETFHPYTDDEFDATTGEYELSERQALRRVPGLSTELTDITEVEYRQLRLERVVLVGVWTEGTQSDADNSLTELAALAETAGSQVLEGLIQRRHRPDPATYIGRGKVDDLGAVALSTGADTIICDGELSPSQLRNLEQRTKVKVVDRTALILDIFAQHAKSKEGKAQVELAQLEYLLPRLRGWGETLSRQTGGSGRGGGAGGGVGLRGPGETKLETDRRRIRHRIARLRREIKSMATVRQTKRARRTRNAVPAVAIAGYTNAGKSSLLNRLTGAGVLVENALFATLDPTTRRATTSDGRLYTLSDTVGFVRHLPHQIVEAFRSTLEEVADADLVVHVVDGTHPDPEEQVRAVREVLAEVGADRLPELLVVNKTDATDEETMLRLKRLWPDAVFVSAHSGRGIDEMREAVERRLPRPAVEVRAVLPYDRGDLVSRVHRQGEVLSTAHLPEGTLVHVRVSEGLAAELAPYRAGDRLTSDERVGAGR; encoded by the coding sequence TTGCGCGAGCAGGAGACCTTCCATCCCTACACCGACGACGAGTTCGACGCCACCACCGGCGAGTACGAGCTGTCGGAGCGGCAGGCGCTGCGGCGGGTCCCCGGCCTCTCCACCGAACTCACAGACATCACCGAGGTCGAATACCGTCAGCTCCGGCTGGAGCGGGTCGTCCTCGTGGGGGTCTGGACCGAGGGCACCCAGTCCGACGCCGACAACAGCCTCACCGAGCTGGCGGCGCTGGCCGAGACGGCCGGTTCGCAGGTGCTCGAAGGGCTGATCCAGCGTCGTCACCGGCCCGACCCGGCCACGTACATCGGCCGCGGCAAGGTCGACGACCTGGGTGCGGTGGCGCTGTCCACCGGCGCCGACACGATCATCTGCGACGGTGAGCTGTCGCCGTCGCAGCTGCGCAACCTGGAGCAGCGCACCAAGGTCAAGGTGGTCGACCGGACCGCCCTGATCCTCGACATCTTCGCCCAGCACGCCAAGAGCAAGGAGGGCAAGGCGCAGGTCGAGCTGGCCCAGCTCGAATACCTGCTGCCGCGCCTGCGCGGCTGGGGCGAGACGCTGTCCCGGCAGACCGGTGGTAGCGGCCGCGGCGGTGGCGCCGGCGGCGGCGTGGGTCTGCGTGGTCCCGGTGAGACCAAGCTGGAGACCGACCGGCGGCGCATCCGCCACCGCATCGCGCGGCTGCGCCGCGAGATCAAGAGCATGGCGACGGTACGCCAGACCAAGCGCGCCCGGCGTACCCGTAACGCGGTTCCCGCGGTGGCCATCGCCGGCTACACGAACGCCGGCAAGTCCAGCCTGCTCAACCGCCTGACCGGGGCGGGTGTGCTGGTGGAGAACGCGCTGTTCGCCACGCTGGACCCGACCACCCGCCGGGCCACCACGTCCGACGGCCGGCTCTACACGCTGTCCGACACGGTCGGGTTCGTCCGGCACCTGCCGCACCAGATCGTCGAGGCGTTCCGCTCGACGCTGGAGGAGGTCGCCGACGCCGACCTGGTCGTGCACGTGGTCGACGGCACCCACCCGGACCCGGAGGAGCAGGTCCGGGCGGTACGCGAGGTGCTCGCCGAGGTGGGCGCGGACCGGCTGCCGGAACTCCTGGTGGTGAACAAGACCGACGCCACCGACGAGGAGACGATGCTGCGGCTCAAGCGGCTCTGGCCGGACGCGGTCTTCGTCTCCGCCCACAGCGGGCGCGGGATCGACGAGATGCGCGAGGCCGTCGAGCGGCGGCTGCCCCGGCCTGCGGTCGAGGTACGCGCGGTGCTCCCGTACGACCGGGGTGACCTGGTCTCCCGGGTGCACCGGCAGGGTGAGGTGCTCAGCACCGCGCACCTGCCCGAGGGCACGCTGGTGCACGTGCGGGTCAGCGA